A portion of the Cryptomeria japonica chromosome 5, Sugi_1.0, whole genome shotgun sequence genome contains these proteins:
- the LOC131047332 gene encoding uncharacterized protein LOC131047332: protein MRHPTDDRFRFAYFDQSLLFSFGQTSIVSQQIQQPSLHSSKLQQKHLTQNRQPLYHQTILQPTTTQQCTTNCFSSVQYIQTLQAFRHRIDSLSMLQTCSICKERYIGMLLCGNQQHIICSRCFSENGVHRFSLANNLDPGEQPVVLKKHTQVEEMLIARVAPVLQVRHGKGGQYKYSGHIISFPQDISEIAKLFPRRLKDLEVLIVHRSNIQGTKYDCYVNKFHVMDALSYKIQHDQYYNDVVIDFDAVNLLPNTTTNISNMLRSLEEHTDVTGIPPTEDLLDNCNEYDANMSSSFVPKLPTPPRELDTVKRTLQIDADTNNNIPWPEINLSPINEYNTIGLLSMAFPTLFPSGVALPLQPRIKHVYLHEYALHLLRYADQRFGQHVRFRYYIYNLIMRHHSQQSAAIFIKTNLGESIPTTIEALHGRLQNTPDDQLPSQLLRFGATLRGTRAYWRKSRKELTAMISQLGPPTLFFTLSSADTKWPDLHRLFSENYGQTTQFTRKQLTDHVICNPHITALYLHNRFTIFHEEIIQKLFQAKDHWYRYEWQHRGSRHIHGFLWLPGAPNMETINWTDDNEVQMAKTFFDQYVSAWNPRIAADRMNAMHYTAMDDPCLADTKKIFTMDAALDYEALLNTLQRHTKCTEQTCLKKKGPTFECRYKAPWVQQEMSTLTVDNDNNPCYKPARNDDRLNIHNPWMLSLWRANIDCQPVTSKKAVLQYISKYASKSENKSQSYIEMLKTILNTSKSEDSILLTYQKFMMGIVVDRDISEQETCHMLQKLPLLSCSRQFVSLNVGRKILHRVIKLDNGANLSTTYIHAYMQRPFELNATNLLQSAQGFSYNSQHKKTKWHIRDKKAIVTIYPQFTEPPNEDTNQFEIFCLSELLLYKPFRDIPTEIGASKEQIIKNWKNFKKTNYNRLGNQQIIDDCTLPNEDDSDNNGSQHQDDTNLYEWEQLSQMGASNNFVQNDLQMLGRRDYDISHFWGATVVVDQLDSTTLQFITTSKLKSQHTSMQISSQDTKKNHLSPQQKVALNIILQHHNNQSATTPLRMIVQGTTGTGKSFLIDCIRKELNISPPMTANPLLVLAPTGVAAFNIQATTIHAGLRIPIREMHPLTRQSLMTLQEQLKHIKYILIDEMSFLGPKLLLKIDNRLRQAFPNKQHDNFGGVSMILVGDLAQLPPVMDKPIYASHSIALSLWHSFTIVITLDTIFCQQGASIRQQQFRALLHNLRNAQALQHDWQFLMCQTNVTLTIQQKKDFDSSIHLFATNESARLHNRKMLKELNFPVALSLAKIAKQTNTEYDTNEQLPLEVLLSIDQQVMLIANLWIKVGLVNGAIGLIKQIVYENNTKPPDLPKYVVVQFNDYNGPPWDIAHPKDIPILPITRGRHTQVPLTMSWAMTIHKSQGLTLDTATIDIGNTEKQGLTFTAISRVKTIDGIRIEPPFSFERFSKLQNNPYTTIRKKEETRLQLLSAQTDIYSP, encoded by the coding sequence ATGCGACACCCCACAGATGATCGATTCAGATTCGCCTATTTTGATCAAAGCCTTCTTTTCTCATTTGGCCAGACCAGTATTGTATCACAGCAAATACAACAACCTTCATTGCATAGTAGCAAACTACAACAGAAACATCTAACACAAAACAGGCAACCTCTATACCATCAGACAATATTGCAGCCTACAACAACACAACAATGCACAACAAATTGTTTCTCTTCTGTGCAGTACATTCAAACATTGCAAGCCTTCCGCCATCGCATTGATTCGCTGTCCATGCTTCAAACATGTAGTATTTGTAAGGAAAGATATATTGGAATGCTGCTATGCGGGAACCAACAACATATTATTTGTTCAAGATGCTTTTCTGAAAATGGTGTTCATCGTTTCTCCTTGGCAAATAACTTAGACCCAGGCGAGCAACCTGTTGTGTTAAAAAAACATACACAAGTAGAAGAGATGCTTATAGCTAGGGTTGCTCCTGTTTTGCAAGTCAGACATGGAAAAGGTGGCCAATACAAATATTCTGGTCACATAATAAGTTTTCCCCAAGATATTTCAGAAATTGCAAAGCTTTTTCCACGAAGACTAAAAGACCTTGAAGTTCTTATTGTCCACCGAAGTAATATACAAGGCACAAAATATGATTGTTATGTGAATAAATTCCATGTTATGGATGCATTGAGCTATAAAATACAACATGACCAGTACTATAATGATGTTGTCATAGACTTTGATGCTGTCAACCTGCTTCCTAATACTACAACAAATATATCAAATATGCTACGCTCTTTAGAAGAACATACTGATGTAACAGGTATTCCACCAACAGAAGACCTTCTGGACAATTGCAATGAATATGATGCAAATATGTCATCATCTTTTGTTCCAAAACTGCCTACTCCACCCCGCGAACTAGATACAGTTAAGAGAACCTTGCAGATAGATGCTGATACTAATAATAATATCCCTTGGCCTGAAATAAACTTGTCTCCGATAAATGAATATAATACAATAGGCTTGTTAAGCATGGCATTCCCAACCCTTTTCCCATCTGGAGTTGCACTTCCACTACAGCCACGTATCAAGCATGTTTATTTACATGAATATGCTCTCCACTTACTTAGATATGCTGATCAAAGATTTGGGCAGCATGTTAGATTCCGGTATTATATTTACAATCTAATTATGAGACATCATTCGCAACAATCTGCAGCTATCTTCATTAAAACTAATTTGGGAGAGTCTATCCCAACCACTATCGAAGCACTCCATGGACGATTGCAAAATACTCCTGATGATCAGCTGCCTAGCCAATTGTTGCGCTTTGGTGCAACGCTTCGAGGCACCCGTGCATATTGGCGTAAATCTAGAAAAGAGCTTACTGCAATGATCTCCCAATTGGGGCCCCCAACACTGTTCTTTACATTAAGTTCAGCTGATACCAAATGGCCCGATTTGCATAGGCTTTTCTCTGAAAATTATGGCCAAACCACACAGTTTACAAGAAAACAACTTACAGACCATGTGATCTGCAATCCACATATAACAGCATTATACCTTCACAACAGATTTACAATATTTCATGAAGAAATTATTCAAAAGTTGTTCCAAGCAAAGGATCATTGGTATAGGTATGAATGGCAACATCGAGGCTCACGCCATATTCATGGCTTCTTATGGCTCCCTGGAGCACCAAATATGGAGACCATTAATTGGACAGATGATAATGAGGTGCAAATGGCAAAAACTTTCTTCGACCAATATGTTTCTGCTTGGAATCCTCGCATTGCAGCAGACCGCATGAATGCAATGCACTACACTGCAATGGATGACCCTTGCCTAGCTGATACAAAAAAAATCTTCACCATGGATGCTGCATTGGATTATGAAGCATTGCTTAATACTTTACAGAGACACACAAAATGTACAGAACAAACATGCCTCAAGAAAAAAGGTCCCACATTTGAATGTCGTTACAAAGCTCCATGGGTTCAACAAGAGATGTCTACATTGACAGTTGACAATGACAACAACCCATGCTATAAACCTGCAAGGAATGATGATCGTTTAAATATTCATAATCCTTGGATGCTTTCACTATGGAGAGCTAATATCGATTGTCAACCAGTCACTTCAAAAAAAGCTGTCCTCCAATACATTTCAAAGTATgcttcaaaatcagaaaacaaatcgCAATCCTATATTGAAATGCTGAAAACAATACTAAATACAAGTAAATCTGAAGATAGCATTTTATTAACATATCAGAAATTTATGATGGGCATAGTAGTAGACCGTGATATCAGTGAAcaagaaacttgccatatgttACAGAAATTGCCTCTTCTAAGTTGTAGCCGACAATTTGTCTCTCTGAATGTTGGCAGAAAAATACTGCACCGTGTCATAAAATTAGATAATGGAGCTAACCTTTCCACAACTTATATCCATGCTTATATGCAGCGCCCTTTTGaattaaatgcaacaaatttgcTACAATCAGCACAAGGGTTTTCCTATAATTCTCAACACAAAAAAACAAAATGGCACATCagggataaaaaagcaattgtgacTATATATCCTCAGTTTACAGAGCCTCCAAATGAAGATACCAATCAGTTTGAGATTTTTTGTTTGTCTGAATTGCTGCTATACAAACCATTCCGTGACATCCCAACTGAAATAGGAGCTTCAAAGGAACAAattataaaaaattggaaaaacttTAAAAAGACAAATTACAACCGTTTGGGAAATCAACAGATTATAGATGATTGCACCCTTCCAAACGAAGATGACAGTGACAATAATGGTTCCCAACATCAAGATGATACAAATCTGTACGAGTGGGAGCAGCTCTCACAAATGGGAGCTTCAAATAACTTTGTCCAGAATGATCTGCAAATGCTAGGCCGTCGTGATTACGATATTAGCCACTTTTGGGGAGCAACTGTTGTGGTTGATCAACTAGACTCCACTACCCTTCAGTTCATAACTACAAGCAAGCTAAAATCCCAACACACTAGCATGCAAATCTCCAGCCAAGACACAAAAAAAAACCACCTATCACCTCAGCAAAAAGTTGCGCTCAACATCATTCTACAACATCATAATAATCAATCTGCAACAACACCTTTACGAATGATTGTTCAAGGCACTACTGGCACTGGTAAATCATTTTTAATAGATTGTATTAGAAAAGAATTAAACATATCTCCACCTATGACGGCAAACCCATTGCTTGTTTTAGCACCAACAGGAGTTGCTGCATTTAATATACAAGCGACAACAATCCATGCAGGGTTGCGCATACCTATAAGAGAAATGCATCCTTTGACAAGGCAATCATTAATGACATTGCAAGAGCAATTGAAACATATCAAATATATTCTGATAGACGAAATGAGCTTTTTGGGCCCGAAACTACTACTTAAGATAGATAACCGTTTACGCCAAGCATTCCCTAACAAACAACATGACAACTTTGGTGGCGTGTCCATGATTCTTGTTGGTGATCTTGCTCAGCTTCCCCCTGTTATGGATAAACCTATATATGCTTCGCACTCTATAGCCCTCAGTTTATGGCATTCTTTTACTATTGTCATAACATTGGACACTATTTTCTGCCAGCAAGGTGCATCTATAAGACAACAACAATTCAGAGCACTTCTTCACAACTTAAGAAACGCTCAAGCACTCCAACATGATTGGCAGTTTCTAATGTGCCAGACAAATGTAACATTAACTATTCAACAAAAGAAAGATTTCGACTCTTCAATCCACCTGTTTGCAACAAATGAATCTGCACGCTTGCATAACAGGAAAATGCTCAAAGAATTAAATTTTCCTGTCGCTCTAAGTTTAGCTAAAATTGCTAAGCAAACAAATACTGAATATGACACCAATGAACAACTACCATTGGAAGTATTACTTTCTATTGATCAGCAAGTGATGTTAATAGCTAACTTGTGGATCAAAGTTGGCCTTGTTAATGGTGCTATTGGTCTCATAAAACAAATTGTATATGAAAACAATACAAAACCACCAGACTTGCCAAAATATGTGGTTGTCCAATTCAATGATTATAATGGACCTCCATGGGATATAGCACATCCAAAAGACATACCCATTTTGCCAATAACGCGAGGTAGGCATACGCAAGTGCCTTTAACAATGTCTTGGGCCATGACTATTCACAAATCCCAAGGTCTTACATTAGATACAGCTACCATTGACATAGGTAATACTGAAAAGCAAGGCCTCACATTCACAGCTATTTCCAGAGTGAAGACAATTGATGGAATACGGATCGAACCACCATTCTCTTTTGAAAGGTTTTCCAAACTACAAAATAATCCTTATACAACcattagaaagaaagaagaaactcgTTTGCAGCTACTCTCTGCGCAAACAGATATCTATTCACCTTAA